One region of Streptomyces davaonensis JCM 4913 genomic DNA includes:
- a CDS encoding ABC transporter ATP-binding protein, protein MPTTPKTPEERSAVRTLLRLWPYVRPVRARLFTAAFVAILASCVGLVIPLVLKWMVDGPVADRDSAGVWLGALVLLLLGLGEAVLFGLRRWLVARPLSHVEAEMRAALYRHLQRLPVAFHDRWASGQLLSRATTDLMLVRMFLAFPLTFLLVNGVTILVGVIIMLLQDWTLGLVILGPAVPVIVMCVVFEKRYAEVARRAQDQVGDLTTVVEESVLGIRIIKGFGRHRSQARAFRELSWTLRGTELRKARLLAVIWAVIVTLPEVAVGAALVVGCVQVADGALSAGTLVAFLSTALALRWPVESIGFLLAMSQEAATATERYFEVMDEDVESAGPGRQAGPVTKSDGLHFHAVSFRYPDAPPDSPPVLQGIDLHIRPGESMALVGATGSGKTTLTALVPRLHEVTSGRITLDGEDIMAMSREELRAMVAVAFEEPTLFSASVGENVLMGADDSAGAIELERALSVAQADFAHALPDGTDTQVGEQGLSLSGGQRQRLALARAVVGRPRFLVLDDPLSALDVHTEAAVEAALREVLAETTALIVAHRPSTVLLADRVALLAEGRITAVGTHHELLRSSAEYAHLMSGADEEDQR, encoded by the coding sequence ATGCCCACAACACCAAAAACCCCTGAGGAACGCTCCGCCGTCCGGACCCTGTTGCGTCTGTGGCCGTATGTCCGGCCCGTGCGGGCGCGGTTGTTCACCGCCGCGTTCGTGGCGATCCTCGCCTCCTGTGTGGGGCTGGTGATCCCACTCGTGCTGAAGTGGATGGTGGACGGCCCGGTCGCCGACCGGGACTCGGCCGGGGTGTGGCTCGGGGCGCTGGTCCTGCTGCTGCTCGGGCTCGGTGAGGCGGTGCTGTTCGGGCTGCGGCGGTGGCTGGTGGCGCGGCCGCTGTCGCATGTCGAGGCGGAGATGCGGGCGGCTCTTTACCGGCATCTGCAACGGCTTCCGGTCGCCTTCCACGACCGGTGGGCCTCGGGGCAGTTGCTGTCCCGGGCGACCACCGATCTGATGCTGGTGCGCATGTTCCTCGCCTTTCCGCTGACCTTCCTGCTGGTCAACGGCGTGACCATCCTGGTCGGCGTGATCATCATGCTGCTTCAGGACTGGACGTTGGGGCTGGTGATCCTCGGGCCCGCGGTGCCGGTGATCGTGATGTGCGTGGTCTTCGAGAAGCGGTACGCCGAGGTGGCGCGGCGGGCGCAGGACCAGGTCGGGGATCTGACGACGGTGGTCGAGGAGAGTGTGCTCGGCATCCGGATCATCAAGGGGTTCGGGCGGCATCGCAGTCAGGCGCGGGCGTTCCGGGAGCTGTCGTGGACGCTGCGGGGGACGGAGCTGCGGAAGGCCCGGCTGCTGGCGGTCATCTGGGCGGTCATCGTGACGCTGCCCGAGGTGGCGGTCGGGGCGGCGCTGGTGGTGGGGTGCGTGCAGGTCGCGGACGGGGCGCTGTCGGCGGGGACGCTGGTCGCCTTTCTGTCCACGGCACTTGCGCTTCGGTGGCCTGTTGAGTCGATCGGGTTTCTGCTGGCGATGAGCCAGGAGGCGGCGACCGCTACGGAGCGGTACTTCGAGGTGATGGACGAGGACGTGGAGTCAGCGGGACCTGGCAGGCAGGCCGGACCGGTGACCAAGTCCGACGGACTTCACTTCCACGCTGTCTCCTTCCGCTACCCCGACGCACCTCCCGACTCCCCGCCCGTCCTTCAAGGCATCGATCTCCATATCCGCCCCGGCGAGTCCATGGCCCTGGTCGGGGCCACCGGGTCCGGTAAGACCACGCTCACCGCGCTCGTTCCCCGGCTGCATGAGGTCACGTCCGGGCGAATCACGCTCGACGGGGAGGACATCATGGCGATGTCGCGGGAGGAGCTGCGGGCCATGGTGGCCGTCGCCTTCGAGGAGCCGACGTTGTTCTCCGCCTCCGTCGGGGAGAACGTGCTCATGGGGGCCGATGACAGCGCCGGAGCCATCGAACTCGAACGCGCGCTCTCCGTCGCTCAGGCCGACTTCGCGCATGCCCTGCCCGACGGCACCGACACCCAGGTCGGCGAGCAGGGGCTCAGCCTCTCCGGTGGGCAGCGGCAGCGACTGGCGCTCGCCAGAGCTGTCGTAGGGCGGCCGCGGTTTCTCGTGCTGGACGATCCGCTGTCCGCGCTCGATGTGCACACCGAGGCCGCGGTGGAGGCCGCGTTGCGGGAGGTGCTCGCGGAGACCACCGCGCTGATCGTGGCGCACCGCCCGTCCACCGTGCTGCTCGCCGACCGGGTCGCGCTGCTCGCCGAGGGGCGGATCACGGCGGTCGGCACCCATCACGAACTGCTGCGCTCCAGCGCCGAGTACGCGCATCTGATGTCGGGAGCTGACGAGGAGGACCAGCGATGA
- a CDS encoding ABC transporter ATP-binding protein, with amino-acid sequence MTAPTTTAPAKAAPAPEESGDPFDRDVLPTPPGATGALLRSLLAPMKARVALTTLLLLVQQAAVQGGPLLVAYAIDEAVPAFRRDDHGPLIAVAVGYLLCAAVSGALQYAFVITAARVNQDVLLDLRGRIFRHAQALSVDFHERYTSGRLISRSTADVESLRELLSEGLQELVTVILSFVYISAMLLWLDLGLGAVAVASFVPLYLLVRGYRRRAGRVYRLRSTAIATVIVKFVETMNGIRPVRAFRREAVNDAEFAVLNKRLERANGDALLEMARYVVGSRVVANTSVALIVLWGAHRVAGDTLALGVLAAAVLYLRRLYDPIDRLGMFLNSYQSAAASLEKIAGLLAQTPSVPEPSTPRQLPALESEHPGREVVFDKVRFAYRTGGEVLPTFDLALPAGQTVAVVGSTGAGKSTLAKLLARFYDPSDGRVLLDGVDLRELSVPELRRGVVMVTQEAFLFSGTVAENIAIGRPDATREEIERAAKAIGAHEFISTLPDGYDTDVRKRGGRISAGQRQLVAFARALLADPAVLILDEATSSLDIPGERAVQRAMATVLHGRTAVVIAHRLSTVEIADRVLVMERGRIVEDGSPAELVAGTGRFADLHRAWRDSLA; translated from the coding sequence ATGACGGCGCCCACGACCACGGCACCGGCCAAGGCGGCCCCGGCGCCCGAGGAGTCCGGCGACCCCTTCGACCGGGACGTGCTGCCCACTCCCCCGGGCGCCACCGGCGCGCTGCTGCGTTCGCTGCTCGCCCCGATGAAGGCGCGCGTCGCCCTGACCACGCTGCTGCTGCTCGTCCAGCAGGCGGCCGTGCAGGGGGGCCCGCTGCTGGTGGCGTACGCCATCGACGAGGCCGTACCCGCGTTCCGGCGCGACGACCACGGCCCGCTGATCGCGGTGGCCGTCGGCTATCTGCTCTGCGCGGCCGTCTCCGGCGCCCTCCAGTACGCGTTCGTCATCACCGCCGCCCGCGTCAACCAGGATGTGCTGCTGGATCTGCGCGGCCGGATCTTCCGGCACGCGCAGGCGCTGAGCGTGGACTTCCATGAGCGATACACCAGCGGCCGGCTGATCTCCCGCTCCACCGCGGACGTGGAGTCGCTGCGGGAGCTGCTCAGCGAGGGGCTCCAGGAACTCGTGACGGTCATCCTGTCGTTCGTCTACATCTCCGCGATGCTGCTCTGGCTCGACCTCGGGCTCGGCGCGGTCGCGGTGGCCTCCTTCGTGCCGCTGTATCTGCTGGTGCGGGGCTACCGGCGGCGGGCCGGGCGGGTGTACCGGCTGCGGTCGACGGCCATCGCCACGGTGATCGTGAAGTTCGTGGAGACGATGAACGGCATCCGGCCGGTGCGCGCGTTCCGTCGCGAGGCCGTCAACGACGCCGAGTTCGCCGTACTGAACAAGCGCCTTGAGCGCGCCAACGGTGACGCGCTGCTGGAGATGGCCCGCTATGTGGTCGGCTCCCGGGTGGTGGCCAACACGTCCGTCGCGCTGATCGTGCTGTGGGGCGCCCACCGGGTCGCGGGCGACACCCTGGCGCTCGGGGTGCTGGCGGCGGCGGTGCTGTATCTGCGGCGGCTCTACGACCCGATCGACCGGCTCGGCATGTTCCTGAACTCCTACCAGTCGGCGGCGGCCTCCCTGGAGAAGATCGCGGGCCTGCTGGCGCAGACGCCGTCCGTGCCCGAGCCGTCAACGCCCAGGCAGCTCCCGGCACTTGAGTCCGAGCATCCGGGCCGCGAGGTCGTCTTCGACAAGGTGCGGTTCGCCTATCGCACCGGCGGTGAGGTGCTGCCCACCTTCGACCTCGCCCTCCCGGCCGGGCAGACGGTCGCGGTGGTCGGCTCGACCGGCGCAGGCAAGTCGACGCTGGCGAAGCTGCTGGCCCGGTTCTACGACCCCTCCGACGGCCGGGTCCTGCTGGACGGGGTCGATCTGCGCGAGCTGTCCGTGCCCGAACTGCGGCGCGGAGTGGTGATGGTGACCCAGGAGGCGTTCCTGTTCTCCGGCACGGTCGCCGAGAACATCGCCATCGGGCGGCCGGACGCCACGCGCGAGGAGATCGAGCGGGCCGCGAAGGCGATCGGCGCCCATGAGTTCATCAGCACCCTGCCCGACGGCTACGACACGGACGTCCGCAAGCGGGGCGGCCGCATCTCCGCCGGTCAGCGCCAACTCGTGGCGTTCGCACGGGCGTTGCTGGCCGATCCGGCGGTGCTGATCCTCGACGAGGCGACCAGCTCGCTGGACATCCCCGGGGAGCGGGCGGTGCAGCGGGCGATGGCGACGGTGCTGCACGGGCGTACGGCGGTGGTGATCGCGCACCGGCTGTCGACCGTGGAGATCGCGGACCGGGTGCTGGTCATGGAGCGGGGGCGGATCGTGGAGGACGGCTCGCCCGCCGAACTCGTCGCGGGGACGGGACGGTTCGCGGATCTGCACCGGGCTTGGCGGGACAGCCTGGCTTGA
- a CDS encoding M4 family metallopeptidase: MRSSSSDRRTSHRSTTRRAAAVALVGVSALIAAAVQSGAATAAPEQAPSAAGKVVPGAESVKLTPAQRAELIRTANAGKAETAKELGLGAKEKLVVRDVVKDGNGTVHTRYERTYDGLPVLGGDLVVETTKSGATKDVVKATRAAIKPATTTAAVPAAKAEKQALAAAKAEDAKSPDVNKAPHKVIWAANGKPTLAYETVVGGLQEDGTPNELHVITDAATGAKLYEYQAIETGTGNTMYSGTVTLGTTQSGSTYNLTDGARGNHKTYNLNRGTSGTGTLFSGSDDVWGNGSPSNLETAGADAHYGAALTWDYYKNVHGRSGIRGDGVGAYSRVHYGNNYVNAFWSDSCFCMTYGDGSGNTHPLTSIDVAGHEMTHGVTSNTAGLVYSGESGGLNEATSDIFGSTVEFYANNASDVGDYLIGEEIDINGDGTPLRYMDKPSKDGASKDSWYSGIGSIDVHYSSGPANHFFYLLSEGSGTKTINGVTYNSPTSDGLPVTGIGRAKAEKIWFRALTTKFTSNTNYAGARTGTLAAAGELYGTTSPEYAAVQHAWAGVAVGSRPGDGGGGGTTFENTTDVSIPDVGAAVTSSIAVTGRTGNAPSNLQVGVDIVHTYIGDLKVDLVAPDGTVYTLKGYGTGGSSDNINTTYTVNASSEVANGTWQLRVQDNAAIDTGYINSWKLTFP, from the coding sequence TTGAGAAGCAGTTCCTCAGACCGACGCACCTCCCACAGATCCACCACCCGTCGGGCCGCCGCTGTCGCCCTCGTCGGTGTCTCCGCGCTGATCGCCGCGGCCGTCCAGTCGGGCGCCGCGACCGCAGCCCCGGAGCAGGCCCCCTCGGCCGCCGGCAAGGTCGTCCCGGGCGCCGAATCGGTCAAGCTCACCCCCGCCCAGCGCGCCGAGCTGATCCGCACGGCGAACGCCGGCAAGGCGGAAACCGCCAAGGAACTCGGCCTCGGCGCCAAGGAGAAGCTGGTCGTCCGCGATGTCGTCAAGGACGGCAACGGCACGGTCCACACCCGCTACGAGCGAACCTACGACGGTCTGCCCGTCCTCGGCGGCGACCTGGTCGTCGAGACCACGAAGTCCGGCGCCACCAAGGACGTCGTGAAGGCGACCCGCGCCGCCATCAAGCCGGCCACCACCACCGCCGCCGTACCCGCCGCCAAGGCGGAGAAGCAGGCGCTGGCCGCGGCGAAGGCCGAGGACGCCAAGAGCCCGGACGTCAACAAGGCGCCGCACAAGGTGATCTGGGCCGCGAACGGCAAGCCGACCCTCGCCTACGAGACCGTCGTCGGCGGCCTCCAGGAGGACGGCACCCCGAACGAGCTGCACGTCATCACGGACGCCGCGACCGGCGCCAAGCTGTACGAGTACCAGGCCATCGAGACCGGTACCGGCAACACGATGTACAGCGGCACGGTGACGCTGGGCACCACGCAGTCGGGGTCGACGTACAACCTGACCGACGGCGCGCGCGGCAACCACAAGACGTACAACCTCAACCGCGGCACCTCCGGCACCGGCACCCTCTTCTCGGGCTCCGACGACGTGTGGGGCAACGGCAGTCCGTCCAACCTGGAGACGGCGGGCGCGGACGCGCACTACGGTGCCGCGCTGACCTGGGACTACTACAAGAACGTGCACGGCCGCAGCGGTATCCGGGGCGACGGCGTCGGCGCCTACTCCCGGGTCCACTACGGCAACAACTACGTCAACGCGTTCTGGTCCGACAGCTGCTTCTGCATGACGTACGGCGACGGCTCCGGCAACACCCATCCGCTGACGTCCATCGACGTGGCCGGTCACGAGATGACGCACGGCGTCACCTCCAACACCGCGGGCCTGGTCTACAGCGGCGAGTCCGGCGGTCTGAACGAGGCCACCTCCGACATCTTCGGCTCGACCGTCGAGTTCTACGCCAACAACGCCTCCGACGTCGGTGACTACCTCATCGGCGAGGAGATCGACATCAACGGCGACGGCACGCCGCTGCGTTACATGGACAAGCCGAGCAAGGACGGCGCGTCCAAGGACAGCTGGTACTCGGGCATCGGCTCGATCGACGTGCACTACTCGTCGGGCCCCGCCAACCACTTCTTCTACCTGCTGAGCGAGGGCAGCGGCACCAAGACCATCAACGGTGTCACCTACAACTCGCCCACCTCGGACGGCCTTCCGGTCACCGGCATCGGCCGGGCCAAGGCCGAGAAGATCTGGTTCCGGGCGCTGACCACGAAGTTCACGTCCAACACCAATTACGCGGGCGCCCGCACCGGCACCCTCGCGGCGGCCGGTGAGCTCTACGGCACGACCAGCCCCGAGTACGCGGCCGTGCAGCACGCCTGGGCGGGCGTCGCGGTGGGTTCGCGTCCCGGTGACGGCGGAGGTGGCGGTACCACCTTCGAGAACACCACCGACGTGTCCATCCCGGACGTCGGCGCGGCGGTCACCTCGTCGATCGCCGTCACCGGCCGGACCGGCAACGCGCCGTCCAACCTCCAGGTCGGCGTGGACATCGTCCACACCTACATCGGTGACCTCAAGGTGGATCTGGTCGCTCCCGACGGCACGGTCTACACGCTGAAGGGCTACGGCACCGGCGGCAGTTCGGACAACATCAACACCACGTACACGGTGAACGCCTCCTCCGAGGTCGCCAACGGCACCTGGCAGCTGCGGGTCCAGGACAACGCGGCGATCGACACCGGCTACATCAACAGCTGGAAGCTGACGTTCCCGTAA